GGCTGCGGAGGATGCGGACATGACCCTGCTGGAAGGCGGGTTCGTTGAACGCGCCCGCGCCGAGATTTCGGCAATGGTCAGCAACCTCCCGATGGACGTCGAGGGCTTTATCGCCTGGTTCGAAGCCTTAAAGGGAACGGGCCCCGGCGAGGGCGATCCCCTGTTCCCATGGCTGGCGGAGACCGCGAACCTTGAGCAGATGCGCTGGTTCCTGCTGCAGGAAGTCGCGGGCGAAGCCGGGTTCGAGGATCTCGTGGCGATGGCCCAGGTCAAGATGCCGACGCGCCCGAAACTCGAGCTGGCCCGAAACTACTGGGACGAGATGGGCCGGGGATCCGAGGGCGGCATGCACGGACCGATGTTGCAACGGCTCGCCGATGCTCTCGACCTCAAACCGACCATTGAGGAAACGGTCTGGCCGTCCCTGGCGCTGGGCAACACGCTCGTCGCCTTCTCCACAAGCCGACGATACGCCTTTCACGCCTTGGGCGCGCTGGGCGCTGTCGAGCTGACAGCCCCCTGGCGCGCCGGCCACGTCGCAGCTGGGCTCAAACGTCTCGGCGTCGGATCCGAGCGGAAGTATTTCGCCCTCCATGCGACCCTCGATGTCGAACATTCCCGAACCTGGAACGAGGAGGTCCTGCGGCCATTGGCGGCGGAGTATCCGGACTGCATCCGCAGTCTCGCCGAAGGCGCGGTCATGCGCCTGGCTGCGGGCGCGCGTTGCTACGAATCCTACCGTGCTCATCTCTGGGAAACGACGCCGCTGCTGCGGTCAGCATGATCGCCGCGATCGGGTCCCGGCCGCCGGCTGACGCGGCCCTGCTCGACCTTCTCGCCGCCCTCAAGGCCGTCCGGTACGCCTTTGTCACCCCGACGCCCGCCACCCACGCCCTGGTCCGCCAGCGCTCGGCGGCGGCGGACGCGGATATTTTGCGTGACGTGTTCGGCTGGTGCCGCCCGTTCCGGCTGGATCAGCTTCCTGGGACGTTTGCGACACTGATGCGCACCGCCGGCGTGCTGGTCGAAGACGGAGGCGGGTATCGCAGTACGGTTCGGGTCAGCACCCTGGCGGATAGATCGTTTCTTCACTCGGCACCGACCCGGGACAACGACGCAGTTTTTCTCGGTCCTGACAGCTACCGGTTCACACGGTTCCTGACATCCGCTCTCCGCAGGGGCGGGAGCGTCTCTCGGGCGCTCGACCTGGGAACCGGCGCAGGGGCGGGAGCCCTGACCCTCAAGGCCATTCTCCCCGACAGCGAGGTCCATGCATCGGATATCAACCCCGCAGCGCTACGGTTCGCCGCACTGAACGCCGCCGCAGCCGGGCTCGACATTCGCTTTCAGCAGGCCTGTGGACTGCCGGCGGCGCCGGCCATGTTCGATCTCATCATCTCCAACCCGCCCTATATCGCGGGCGACGCGGGAAAAACCTATCGGGACGGCGGCGATGACTATGGAACGGCCCTGGCGTTAGACTGGGTGCGTTCGAGCGTCGGACGACTGGCGTCCGGCGGCCGATTTATTCTCTACACGGGCGCGCCTGTCGTCGCCGGGCGCGACATCGTGCGCGACAACCTGACGGTGCTCAGCGCCGAACAGAATCTGCGCCTGGAATACGAGGAACTCGACCCGGATGTCTTCGGCTCGAGCCTTCGGCTGGAAGCCTATCAGTCGGTCGAACGGATCGCCGCGGTGGGCGCGATTCTGACGGAACCCTAGCCGAGCGGCTTTTGATAGATGTCGCCCGACCGGGCCGGGGAGACGATAGCGGCAATGGCCCGCAGGGCCTCGTCCTCGCTCAGTCCGTCCTTCGGATCGCTCACCCGCGTGAGGATGGCGTCGATTTCGAGAAGCTTTCCGCTCAACGGCGCGGTTTCCACCGTCCTCCAGACCTGGTCGACCATACCCATGGCGTATCTCCTTTCCCCCATAACGCTCGGCGCAGATCAGCGATCCTTGCCTGTCGAAAATCGGCGCTGACCGCCTCTGTTAGGACCCGGGCCCGACACTGGAACCTGAGCCGGTTCGGACAGTTGGCTTGCTCGCACAGGAGATCGCCCATGCAGCCAAGCCCCGCTCGCAATCGCGCCGTCATGCGGCTGAAGGCCGGCAAGGTCTCGGCCGTCTTAAAGGTCGAGCTTACCAATACCGGACTGGTGGCGATCGGCGGTCTCGTCTGCGGAATTCTGGTGTCAACCGCCGGTCTCGTGTGGGTCGCGACAGCGACCGCCAGAGAGCATCCGGTCGTTACCGCGCTGCGCCGTCGCTAGTGCTGACAGGGGCTGCCAAGGGTCGGACGCCCATGCGACGTCAGGAATTTTAGCGCTTGGCCTGGCGGGGGTGAGGGCCGCGTCTCTTTGCCGGATCCGGAGCCGGCTTCTCCAGCACCCGGAGCGCGCTATGGATCTTCGTCCGGGCCTGACGTCGCCGGGCCATCGCACCTCCCAAGGCCGCTGATTCTCGGGATCGCCTCGGCCCGCGTCTTGTGCTGGCG
The genomic region above belongs to Brevundimonas goettingensis and contains:
- a CDS encoding methyltransferase, with product MIAAIGSRPPADAALLDLLAALKAVRYAFVTPTPATHALVRQRSAAADADILRDVFGWCRPFRLDQLPGTFATLMRTAGVLVEDGGGYRSTVRVSTLADRSFLHSAPTRDNDAVFLGPDSYRFTRFLTSALRRGGSVSRALDLGTGAGAGALTLKAILPDSEVHASDINPAALRFAALNAAAAGLDIRFQQACGLPAAPAMFDLIISNPPYIAGDAGKTYRDGGDDYGTALALDWVRSSVGRLASGGRFILYTGAPVVAGRDIVRDNLTVLSAEQNLRLEYEELDPDVFGSSLRLEAYQSVERIAAVGAILTEP
- a CDS encoding iron-containing redox enzyme family protein produces the protein MITPFHSGQPATRFSDPAAFHQRLARWNNRRLAPGVPTDDWRVQAAEDADMTLLEGGFVERARAEISAMVSNLPMDVEGFIAWFEALKGTGPGEGDPLFPWLAETANLEQMRWFLLQEVAGEAGFEDLVAMAQVKMPTRPKLELARNYWDEMGRGSEGGMHGPMLQRLADALDLKPTIEETVWPSLALGNTLVAFSTSRRYAFHALGALGAVELTAPWRAGHVAAGLKRLGVGSERKYFALHATLDVEHSRTWNEEVLRPLAAEYPDCIRSLAEGAVMRLAAGARCYESYRAHLWETTPLLRSA